CGctggtggctctgctgctgcactaCAGCGAGGACGAAGCTCAGTGCTTCGAGAACATCTCTCGCCTCATCGCCAGCAACGCCCCCCACACCAGCTACATTGACCAGTCCTTCCTGGCCCACCGGGCCTCCTGCATGACTTTTGGGGATCTGGCCAACAAGCACTGCCCGGCAGCTCACAAACTGATAGCCGGCTCCTCCGAGAACGTCTTTGAGGTCTACTCCGAATGGTTGTCGTGGCTCTTCCACGACCTCCCCTTTGACTACGCCATCCGAGTGTTCGACGTCTACCTGCTGGAGGGGCAGAAGGTCCTCTACCGCATCGCCCTGGCCCTGCTGAAGCAGTACAGGCTCTCGGTGGCCTCTGCTGAGCTGGAGGGGGCCGACATCAAGGCGGACCTGCAGGCTTTCGTGCAGAACATTGCCAAGCACACGACCGTCGACAAACTCCTGGAGAGAGCGTTTGGCATCCGGCTGTTCTCCCGCAAGGAAATCTGGCTCCTCCAGATGGCCAACAGGAAGGCGCTGATGGAGCGGGGCATAACCATGGTGCAGAGCAGGTAAGAAGCCTGTCTGCTTGCCAGCGTGGGCAGATGGTGTTCTGGGGCAAAGCAGGCAAACCCCGAGGTACAGCGGAGATAGAGCACGGGGGGAGCTCCAGGCATCTCCCTTGGCTTTGGCCGTGCCGGGTGCCCCAGGACCCTAGCAGCACACGGGCACCTGGCTCAGCACCCACGGGCATCCCCCCTCGCAGGCAGTCCTTCCACCTGGCCGTGGACATGCAGACCTTCAGCTCCAGCACGGTAACGGCTCAGGAGATGCGCATCATCTGGTCCTGGATCCCCGAGcgcttctccctctcccccccgctgctgctcttctccacCTCAGAAGACGGGTGCAGCCTGCAGAGGTGAGTGCGATCTGCCCGGTGGCTTGGGTCGGGTCAGATGGGACGGGCATAAAATCGGGTAAAGGCTGCTGGTGTAGGAAGGGGCACCTGCAACGTCTGTGGGACACGGCTGGGGTCTCTTGGGGACACTGCTGGGCTCGTTTCAACACCCTGGGTGCAGCCTGGGCAGCGCTGGCTGCGGAGAAGGAGACTTCTCTTAGCAGCACATCACACTGCAAGGCCACGGCAGGGATCGGGGTCAGGGCAGACTGTACTCAGGTAGCCCCTGCGATGGGGAACACATCAAACCCCCAGACCCAAGCCAGGAGAACCCAAGTGCCACGGGCAATGCCCAAACCTGCTGCAAGCAGGGGGACCACTGAGGGCCATCTGTGCCCCCCAGTTCTCCGGGGGGTTAATGGTGGGGCCGCAATATTACTGCCTGTCAGCACCACGAGCACGCCCCTGAGTCCGTGAGGGGCGAGCGGGGTCCCACAGCTCCGTGCCCAGCGCCTGCACCACCAGCCGGGCTGCCCGAGCCGTGTGGTCACGGCTGCGTGCTCCCCGTCTGACCGCACCAACCCAGCCTCCTTGTGCGCCCCCCAGGTTTTACTCCTGCTGCGAGGGTTACGAACCCACGGTGCTGCTCATAAAGACAACGGAGGGGGAGGTAAGTATCTCCCGAGCACggagcggggccgtgctgggGTGACACGGGGAAGGAGGGCGGTTGTCTCCCTGCCCACCAGCGCTGGCTCCATCACGGCGTCTGCGGGGCACCGGCACCAAGAGCTGCCCTAGACACTGGCTAAAGGGGGCATGTGGGGGTAAAGAGGAGTCCGTGAGATGGAGAGGCCACGAGAGAGTCGTTTTTATTGGAAATGTAGGCTAAATCGTGAAGCCTTCACTAGGCAGACTTTCCTGAAGTCAGCAGACGCTCTGCCTGAGCAGGGACTTGCTTCCAGTGTGCTAAATGCCAGGAGCTCTTCTTGAttgcaagagcagcagcacgAGGGAAATGGAAGTGAAATAAGGACAGCTCTTACAGTATCTGAAAGTCATGAAATCGCTACAGAAATACCTGAGCCAGGCCTCTCCCCCGGGACTCTGAGAGTGGCTCATAAACCCATACTTTATCCCTGCACTCTTCATCAAGCAGCAGAGGCAAGTTCTGCAAATTGCCCAGGCATCCCGAGGATTTATTGGCCACCGAGCCCTGACCTCCCACGCCAGGCACTTGAGCGCAGTGAGGAGATAAACACTGCGGTCCCTGGggcctgctgtgggcagggaaaGGTGACTTATTCAACCTCGTTTCCTACGTTTTAGCTCGTTTTCTTCCTGACATAGTACcaaggagaggcagagccctTGCTGAGCAGAACACCCCAGCGATGGCCTCGATGGAGGCTGCTGCCGGGGGTCCTGGGGCTCgccctggccctgctccccGTGACAGCTCCCTGTGCTCTCTCCCAAAGGTGTGCGGGGCATTTCTCTCCTCCGACTGGAGCgaaaggaagaagaatgggGCGACATCGGGCTTTTTTGGGACAGGGGAGTGCTTCGTGTTCACCGTaagtcacattttatttatgggTTTATGCTTCTGGGCTtgtctgtctttgcttttttctttatttgtctAACTCGAGGCATGGTGGCACCGAGCTGCTTCCTTTGCACAGTCCCACCACCGCCTCTGAGCTCTGGCAGGAGGTAGCAGCACAGAGATTGCTGTGCTGGGCTAGAAAAAATGGAGAACTGACTTCAGGAGCATCCTAAAGGGATGACAGCAGGGCAATCTGCGCTgtccctcctctgccccaggTCTGGACCTGGCACACAGCATGTGGTCCCTGGCCAGGCAGCAATGGAGAGAtacccccagggacagggctcaCTGGGTCTCTCCTCCTTTCCAGGTGCGCCCTGAGATGGAGAGGTACGAGTGGGTGTTCATCAAGAAGCCGGAGCTAGCCAAAGCCGTGCCGCGCTCACGCCAGCGGTCGCCTTCGCCCGGTCCCATGtccctgctcagctcctccCCGGACGGTCGTGGTACCAGCTCCAACCACCTCGCCGTGCCCACGCCGCAGCGCAAAGGCCGTCTGTCCCCATTCCTGGCCATCAGGCatttcctcctgccttccaAAACAGCCTCCATGTTCATGTCCGGCTCTCGGGAAGGGATCATTATCGGTAATTACCTAATGGCAGGCACCCCACccagcatgctgctgctttggctgaAAAGAGCTCTCCCCCAAGTTAAAATCTGAGCTGCCCATGCAGGCAAAGACCTCCTGTCTTAGGTGAGAAGTCAGGGAAGATGAAGTCAGCCCTGACTCCTCCAAGTTAGCAAGAGAGTACAAGGCTGCACAGGGAAAAGGAtgctcctgggagctgcagagcgGGTCCCAGCCGAGCGGGAGCCCCATATCCCAAACCTCCCAGCCAGGTTTGTGCCCTTGGGGCTGCCGTGCCCATCCTGGccctttcctctgcttcatGCAGGACTGAGAGGAGATGCAGGTGCAGAACAGCTCGAGGAAGGGACCCACCAGCTGTCCATGAGAGCTCTGcggcagtgctgcagaaaacagagctgggagctgggcacgATCTGAGACCTGGCCAGTGTCTCTGCTCAGGCAGCGAGGGGTGAGCGCGGGTCCCAACCCTCTGGCATGCTTTTGCAGGTGGAGGCGGAGGCCAAGCTCTGTCCCTCGACGCCGACCTGCTCTGGGGGCACACGGAGCACTGCGAGACCTTTGACAACCCTCCGCTCTGCCAGGAGAACTTCAGGGTGCAGTTCTTGGAGGTGTGGGGCTTCCAAAACACCTAGGTCCTGTGGGGCCAGCCCCTCACCACGCCTCCTGCCAAGAATGGAACCCCCACGGCACCAGCTGCGGCCTGGCCTGGCTGCTACAGTCTCCGCCGGCAGCATCTGCTGGCCGTCCACACTGTCACCAGCCGTGGTGGCGTGGAGAGGGCCGTGGGGTGCCACGAACGGGACTACAGGGATGCACGAGGTCCCCTGccgcagctcagccccagcctgctctgttcctgctcaggacgctggaggggaagggagccAGCTCGCTGCTTGCTGCACTCCCCTGGCCTCTCTGTGGTTTGGGGCTCTGCAGCAAAGCCACGATACCACGGCACAGGCAGCCTGTGGGAATCCTGAGTCTAGACAAAATCCAGCACGAAGGTGCAAAGTTCACCAGGACACTCCACACCCTGCTTCTCACCCCAAGCCCAGCCCTCAAGACGTGTGCAGGATTTTTGTAGCACCAGAGGTCCCCAGGTTTCACCTGGGACCGGGCACCAATCAGCATCCAACATGGTGCAAAAGACTTTGTGGCTGAAATTGCTGATCGGAGATTAGcaaagtgctgcctggtgcttaCACGTCTGCAGCTCACCACAAGCCCCCCAGCAGTGCACCTGCCTTGTCATTTTTCTATTACACTGAAGGCCCATATTAGCAGCAAAGAGTTGATGTAAGATTGCGAGCGGTTAATATAAGCTTTAATTAGCACGCCCTGATTAAATGGGTCCAGATAACACACGTGccattttgaaatatgaaatgtgAACATGCAGGTGTTGGTAGGTAGGTCTGTGCAAGGAGGGTTGTGAACTGTTGAGAGGTCACTGTGGCTGCAGGATGAGAGCACATCTCCCGTGTCCAAACACTTCCCATTTGTGGTTTTATCTTTCATGGATAACATTTCCTGAGCTATTCAGGGCAGGAGTTGTTGCTGCCATGGTGCTGGTGGGTCCAGCGATGCCAGGAGGATGTGGGGAGGAGCGGGCAGTGGCAGCAAGCTCCCACCGTGGTCAGTTACACAGCAGACTTAGGAATTGCTTGTAGCCTTCATTACGTATCCTGGTAAGATAAAGAGGTGAGGTGCAGGTCCCTGCTGCCCCGCACCTGCCTTTGCTCACAGAGCTCAAATGAAAGCACACAGCAGAGTTGCTCTCTCCCTTGATTTAAAGAGCTCTGCTAATTGTTCCTCggtatttcttgctttctgtgatCATGTACCAGACTGCTTTCTGTCCAGCACAAAGTTCCCCTTGGGAgtccctctttctttccacaAAGCAGTTTCCCTTCTCCACCCAGAGATGCGCAGGACACAAAAGATGCCTGGAAATGCAAAGCCCTTCCTTCGCAATCCAGTCTGGCCCCTCAGCAGCCGCTGGCTCAGGCTTCACCATCTTGCCTTGTAAAGGGCAAGAAGGTCCTGGCTAACGTATTAAAATACCAGCGACTGGGATCGTTCTGTGCAGGCCGTGGGGGCCTTTGATGTGGTGGAAAAGCCTGCGAGTCCCTTTGACGCGGTACGCGCCGTATACccgagctgcctgctgctccgaGCTGTAAATCACGATGAATGTCAGTGTGCTTATTACATTCACCGCCTGTAATCTGATGAGTGTCTTTGCCGTTTTTTAAAATGACGCTATAGTACTTTCCTCTCTACACTTTATTCCATTACCGTATAAAGTTCAAAACTcttagagaattaaaaaaaaaaaaaaagaaagaaagaaagaacatgcaGAGAGAGCAGAGGGACCTGGAAGCTCAGGGGACTTGTAATGGGATATAAAGAGGTCTTTCATCTGTGTTGTGCTGTCACTTGACTGCAGTAAGGTCAGCAGAGACCAAACTGCTGCTCTCTGATGGCTCTTTGGTGGCCCAAGAGAAACAAGGAGACAGACAAGCGGCACCACAAAGGACAACCGGTGCAGCGGCATGGCTTCGCTTTGGCCCGCAGCCTCAAcagggcggccccggcccgcagGCAGCGGGACCCAGCTCCTCGCCTCGCCGggccctgtcctgctgcctgggTCTGTGGCAGTTCCCGGGAAGCCGGCAGATTTCTGCAGGGACCTGGGGCCCTGCCGGGTCCCCCAGTGCCACATGCCCAAGCGCAGAGCTCCAGAAACACACACTTGTTTGGCTGGGTTGGTGCGGCTCGGCATAGCCATGACAGGGAAAAGCCCATCACACATTACAACACATTTGTGCTGAAGCTGGCTTAATTCATTAGGGCCATTTCATCGCCGTACGAGGGGACACTTCTTTACAgtttgggtgacagagcactggaacaggctgcccacagaggctgtgcagtctccttctCCGGAGATATTCAGAACCCGCCTGGGTGCCATCCTGCGCAAGGTGCtctgggtgaccctgcttgagcagggggttggagcagCTGATCTCGGTGGTTTGATCTCTCAAGATCATTCTGTGATTGCCACGCCAGTCACGGCTTGGGCTCCCAAGCGACTGAACCCTGGAGGTAGCAGCACCCAGGGCCAGCACTGGCACTGGGGGGTGAaaatggggagagggagggagcacTACGGCTGGGTCTCCCTGCTGCTGCGTGTGGGGAGCGGCTGCCCGTGGGGCCGGGATCCCCCCGAGGACCCGGGATCCCCCCGAGGGCCCTGGATCCCCCCGCGGcgcccggccctgccctgcccggccgtGCCCGGCGCCGTTGCCATGGCGGCCGCGGCTCCGGCGTGAGGCGATGGCGGCGCCCGAGGGCAgggaggcggcggggctggAGCTGCGGGCGGCCATCGGCTTCAACGGTACCGGGGCCGCCTGCGGGCTGCGGGGCGcccggggggcagccggggggctgggggaagtGTGGGGGCGGTTGGGGAGGCACCGTGGGGGCAACTGGAGGGGCTATGGGGAGCTATAGGGGCAGCTGGAGGGGCTGTGGGGCGCTGTGGGGACACTGGAGGGGCTTTAGGAAGCTATGGGGGCAATTGGGGCTTATGGGGTGCCATCGGGACAACTGCATGGGCTATAGGGAATTAGGGGGGCAGCTGGTGGGGCTATGGGACACGGTGGAGACAATtggaggggctgtggggcactGTGAGGTAACTGGAGGGGCTATAGGGAACTATGGGGGCAGCCGGGGAGGCTATGGGGCACTGTGGGGACAACtggaggggctgtggggcaccGTTGGGCTAACTGGGGGGCTTATGGTGTAACATGGGGACAACTGGAGGGGCTATAAGGAGCCATGGGGGCAGCTGAGGGGCTATGGGGCACAGTGGGGACAACTGGGGGGCCATAGGGCACCTGAGGGAGTGTGGGGCGTTACATAGGACACCTGGGGGTCCGTGGGACACGGTGCAGGCAAGTTTAGGGGCAGACAGGACACTGTGGGGCAGGTGAGGGGTTTGGGATGCAAGTGGGCAGGTTTAGGACACCCTGTGGTGCAGTGGGGGCCACCATGGGTCTTGGCTGGGCTATAGGGCCATGGTGATGGAGCCAGGCCAGGGGCAGTGGGTGTGTGGGGTGCCCCGCACCTGGCCAAGAGCGGAGCCGCTCACAGCATCCCTGACAGCAGGGCAAGAGTTCAGAGAGAAGGGTTGCAGAACAGGCAAGGTCTGACTGAATTGCAGGATTCACTATTTATTTCCAGTTACCCAATTTACCAGAATGAAAggagtttcatttcaaaataaagccaAATCAGGTTGCACAAAACACAGCCATAAACAACCCCATGACTCGGTGATGGGGTCAGTAACGGGTCCTCACCAGCTGCCCGGCTTCCTGGGAAACGTGCAGCTAACTGAGGCAGGTCAGGGCACTGTGAACTGGTGATGTGGCCTTTATAAGTCAGCAGGTGCTCCTGGAGAACCTGCTGTGATGAAGGGCTCAGACCTCGGGGACGGTTAAATCTCCTGTTATTGGTAGGAAGCACAGCCCAAAATTTGTAAAGGTGACCCTTGAATTGTATAGAGGATTGTTCTGTTGGATGGCTTTGGGTGGGAGCTGGAAGCCTCCTGTTTTTGCCCTCCTTGTGAAGTAAACCTTCAGCAATAAGAGTTTCTCTTGGGAAGCGAAATCAGGAAGTCCACCAGCGTGGAGGTGTTGAATTTGCCTGAAGTCCCAGACTGGTGGTAGTCAGcgtttctttcactttcttgctCTTGTAGGTCATATCCCATTTGGCCTGATCTGCCACCCCAACAAGGAGCACCTTCTCTACCCGCTGGGATGTACCGTGGTTATTCAAGACATGGCCAGCAAGAAGCAGGTGTTCTTGCACGGCCACACCAACAACGTCTCCTGCATCGTTGTCTCAAGGAGCGGTACGTTCGTGGCCTCTGGACAAGTCACCTTTATGGGCTTCAAGGTGGGTAATGCTCAATGTTTAACCATGTAATATTGACCAGAAGCATGGAGTTGGCCTGCCAAGCAGTGGGAACGCTtgcttatttttagttttattagAAAACAGATGCCCATAGTGGGAGGACACTGCAGAGAACAGGGAGTCGTGGCTACTCTGTTGCTGTGTGTGCCTTTATATTTTGGTGGAGCATTAAGCATTTCGCCTAGGATCAGGGTAACTAGATTGAGAGATTTCTTAGTCATTGAtttctttcaattctttttATCAAAAATGTTGTGGACATCTGCCAGCCTAAATCCCATTAGACATTAATTAATAAATGATGTTATATTCAAAATTCtttatggtttaattttttagtGCCTATTTGGAAAGATTCTGAGGCAGTAGGAAGGAATCAAGTATTAGAgtcttcagtattttaaaatctaagtCAAATACTCTTCCAGTGTAATCAGTAAATTTtgattctgaaatgaaacagagcAACTAAATTGGTAAGTTGGAATAACGTTCTGTGCAGCACTTGGTCTGAAGCATATTTCTACCATACCACACTGGGCTGGAAAGAAGCTACCCTTCAGCTGGGCTGCTTCTAACAAAAGTTCCCTTCCTGCCAGAGCACTTCAGCGTGTTACAGCTGATGCTCTGACTTTGACCTCTTCTGCTTTGGACTGCAGGCAGACATCATTTTGTGGAATTTTTGGAAGAAGGAGTTACTTGCTCGGCTGTCCCTTCATAAGGGTAAAATCGAAGGACTAGCGTTCTCTCCAAACGACCTTTATCTTGTGTCACTGGGAGGCCAGGACGATGGCAGGTAAGGATTTCCCCTTCTTGATGCATAACTCCTGACCGTTTGTACGGCGTTGAGGAAGGCTGCTTAGGGAGTACTTACTCCTCCCTCTTCTGGCAATCCGATGCTTTCCCCTTCTTGACATCTTTCTTTAGAACATCCTGTTCTGTCTGATGGAAGCATTCAGCATCCCATCCTGTCTGATGGAAGCTGGATTGGTACCCTAGAgtgcagggcaggggaaaaCAAGGGGAGCAGCTAATTCTGAAGTTGTTTTGTCACCCAGAGATATGTCAACTGCACTGTTAGCTGATTTAACATACTGTCCTGAAGAATTAAGAGTGGaataaaaagttactttaaatCAGATTCTACTTAAGATATAATTTGAGTCTTGCTCAGCAGGAGGAATACCACAAATACATACCCCTACTTCAGGAACAAGGGATGTAAGCTGCAATTCCATGTGTTTGTCTTAAGGCTTTTCTCGAATAAAATATCTATGAGGTGACTTTTATTGCTTATCCTTGTGGGAACAGACTGCAGGAAAGCAAGTTTATTCTTGCTTTTTGGGTAAGTTTTTaagtaacattaaaaagcaaagctatttAAAACCCCTCCTTCCTTTGCAGCGTGGTTGTGTGGAACATCCTAACTAGAGAGGCTGTCTGCGGGAGCCCTGCCTCGGCCCGGAGCGCGGGCAATGCAACCATCGTCAAGTGCTCTGGATGCAGAGACGAGATGTTTGTTACTGCTGGAAAGTAAGGTTTTATTTACGAGAACTCTTAGGAGGAAAAGACCCAGAGACTTCTCTCCTTTTACAAAGGGTCTTTACTTAAATACAAGGAAAGTTAAACAATAGTGTgctcatgtttttgtttttgtttttgtttttgttttttttcccctgaatggACACAGGAATATCCATCAGCTTGCCTTTTAAAGCGTTTCTGCCTGTTCTGTACGCAAGagtctgttttcaaagcagCGCGCAGGGACTAGCACGCGCCACTTCTGTTCCTGATAGCAGGATTTTGTATTCAGTATTCCCCTTGcaatgcttaaaatatttagttcCCAGGGTTTGTATAAGAATAGCAGTCAGTGAGCAGCTCTGAACAGTGCCTCATTAGTGCAGAAACAATGGTATCTTGCAAGTTGTTGGATCATCTCCTATCCTCAACAGATGTAATGTACAATTGGTCCCTGGCTTGTAACAAAAGTTGATCCAAAAACTCACATTTCTCATGGGTTCGAGACAGCCCCGTATATCTAGCCTGACACTTAAacctgctgaggagctgcagctccctttAAATCAGGGAACGGCTTACATGGTTTTGGCTGCAGTCACACTTATAAATGCTggtctttgcatttttaacacTTTGTAAAACGTAAGGGTGACTATGCGTGAAGATACTCTGTTGGTTCCTTGTTGTCAATCAAACTGTGCTAGAAAATAGTTGAAAGTGTCCTGTATTGCTCATTTCCTGTTCTAAGAAACAGGATTCCCACGGTGCATTATCTCTTTGGGGAATTAAGTGTCTGGGTTGTTACGTACCCTCCCACAATCCTAGTGTATATTTCTGCTGAACCTTTGAGATTTTTGATTCATCTGGAAAAAAGTTACCATAAGAGAcagcagaaaagacaaagacTTATTCCTGGCCTCTCtgattctgttctttttcctccttataAAAAATTCATGATAATATGACCTCATAAAGACTCTTTCATTCTTCTAGTAGTGAAAGAACTGGGATATATCTGAGTTCAGTACTAAGTATGGATTTAATCCTGCTATATACTTTCTTGCAGTGGGACCATTCGAGTGTGGGAACTGGATctaccaaacagaaaaatccgACCAACTGAATGCCAGACGGGGCAACTGAGAAGGGTGATCACAAGTCTTAAGGTGAGGTTCAGCCAAAATAATTTGGCTGAATTAAGTAACTCTCAACAGACTAGAAAAGACCATGAGCTTTTCTAGTAATGCTAAAAATGCCAACTCTAACTACAGGATGGCAATGAAGTTGCTAAATGTTGGCTCATGGCAGGTGGTTTCCCATCGTTTCTTTATCCTGGG
This genomic window from Cygnus atratus isolate AKBS03 ecotype Queensland, Australia chromosome 18, CAtr_DNAZoo_HiC_assembly, whole genome shotgun sequence contains:
- the LOC118255535 gene encoding TBC1 domain family member 24-like, yielding MLQVGLSLPRAPGGAAGGFPAQPERGDGDGDGTGTTQAMLGSSPVTVVITSEADSWDIDAASSCLGCGQFVDWDRMPEPEQQADIPRDILTQPPKELKSLVREGCLAASRALRAQVYHRLCQQVACRLVTPDAAVYRDVASRLFGKHSASSHPLPDFLEGCSMPTYCLSLDGVAAVKKILICISNLFPDITYSPTLPSLVALLLHYSEDEAQCFENISRLIASNAPHTSYIDQSFLAHRASCMTFGDLANKHCPAAHKLIAGSSENVFEVYSEWLSWLFHDLPFDYAIRVFDVYLLEGQKVLYRIALALLKQYRLSVASAELEGADIKADLQAFVQNIAKHTTVDKLLERAFGIRLFSRKEIWLLQMANRKALMERGITMVQSRQSFHLAVDMQTFSSSTVTAQEMRIIWSWIPERFSLSPPLLLFSTSEDGCSLQRFYSCCEGYEPTVLLIKTTEGEVCGAFLSSDWSERKKNGATSGFFGTGECFVFTVRPEMERYEWVFIKKPELAKAVPRSRQRSPSPGPMSLLSSSPDGRGTSSNHLAVPTPQRKGRLSPFLAIRHFLLPSKTASMFMSGSREGIIIGGGGGQALSLDADLLWGHTEHCETFDNPPLCQENFRVQFLEVWGFQNT